A single region of the Lactobacillus isalae genome encodes:
- a CDS encoding polysaccharide lyase family protein, with amino-acid sequence MLSKSKAHIEDSNKELSLSNNEVQITFTKQGYVTKLLYKGKNVLEDLKGEPHDPDKNHSFYCDYHMDGKTRHMHIDQIKTIENNDQMIHLAFIDSKSELGIEYHIILKNNDSGIYSYVKAWNNTDRSLKVNELRTVYRFNQGLFNWSTNGVRFGRQPSSKEMLTGKKIQDETYKMKRGNLFSNSQIYSKYDYAGYYKDTDFWGQAGDNFGAWLITPDKSFYGSGPLNQDLMIHYDGLILNYLFSEHFGKGLNVLSTDFKKMYGPWCLYLNNGSFEDVVKRSKKEKQAWPYFWLDDQDYPLELSNVIGQISSAVSKKYEIILISNPKDKKTLIEHQNSSTYCVKTDEKGKFSLKNIRPDSYSLYAYALDGTDLDKHLLIKDISINQRKIDLGKFEIHPSTKTIWQIGYPSHTTDGFKYSDQLRNYVWQKLVPSNLTYQVDKNDDWYYLQNDSGKWNIEFSSNNLSNKNLVLKLALAGATQKQMDQGNGVLININLNGKKIFSERFENDRTAYRSALKSGRYHLITVPINYDQLKQNQVNTISFTTDGYLMYDAIQLGEECKRNV; translated from the coding sequence ATGTTATCTAAATCAAAAGCGCATATAGAAGATAGTAATAAAGAATTATCTTTAAGCAATAATGAAGTACAAATAACTTTCACTAAACAAGGCTATGTCACAAAGCTTCTGTATAAAGGAAAAAATGTCTTAGAAGACTTAAAAGGCGAACCTCATGATCCCGATAAAAATCATAGTTTTTATTGTGATTATCATATGGATGGAAAAACAAGACATATGCATATTGATCAAATAAAAACTATTGAAAATAATGATCAGATGATTCATTTGGCGTTTATTGATTCAAAAAGTGAACTTGGAATTGAATATCATATCATTTTGAAAAATAACGATTCTGGCATTTATTCGTATGTTAAGGCATGGAACAATACTGATCGTTCCTTGAAAGTAAATGAATTAAGAACTGTTTATCGGTTCAATCAAGGTTTGTTTAATTGGAGTACAAATGGAGTTCGATTCGGCAGGCAACCTTCATCGAAGGAAATGCTTACAGGTAAAAAAATCCAAGATGAGACTTATAAGATGAAGCGAGGAAATCTGTTTTCAAACAGTCAGATTTATTCCAAATATGATTATGCTGGGTACTATAAAGACACAGATTTCTGGGGACAAGCAGGAGATAATTTTGGTGCATGGCTAATTACACCAGATAAATCTTTTTATGGTTCAGGCCCGTTAAATCAAGATCTTATGATTCATTATGATGGATTAATCTTGAATTACTTATTTAGTGAACATTTTGGTAAGGGCCTGAATGTTCTGTCAACTGACTTTAAGAAAATGTATGGACCATGGTGTCTATATTTAAATAATGGTTCATTTGAAGATGTAGTAAAAAGAAGTAAGAAAGAAAAACAGGCTTGGCCATATTTCTGGTTGGATGATCAAGATTATCCGTTAGAGTTAAGCAATGTTATTGGTCAGATTAGTTCAGCTGTTTCTAAAAAATATGAAATCATTTTGATTAGTAATCCTAAGGATAAAAAGACACTTATCGAGCACCAAAATTCTAGTACTTATTGTGTTAAGACAGATGAAAAAGGAAAATTTAGTTTAAAAAATATTCGACCAGATAGCTATTCCTTATATGCTTACGCTTTAGATGGTACAGATCTTGATAAACATTTATTGATAAAAGATATTTCAATCAATCAAAGAAAGATTGATTTAGGAAAATTTGAAATTCATCCATCTACAAAAACTATTTGGCAAATTGGTTATCCTTCACATACAACCGATGGATTTAAGTATAGTGATCAGCTGCGTAATTATGTTTGGCAAAAATTAGTGCCAAGTAATTTAACATATCAAGTTGATAAAAATGATGATTGGTATTATCTCCAAAATGATAGTGGAAAATGGAATATTGAATTTTCTTCTAATAATTTATCTAATAAAAATTTAGTACTTAAGCTTGCCTTAGCGGGAGCAACGCAAAAACAAATGGATCAAGGAAATGGGGTCCTGATTAATATCAATTTAAATGGAAAAAAGATTTTTTCTGAAAGATTTGAAAATGATCGAACTGCATATCGTTCAGCGTTAAAGAGTGGAAGATATCATTTGATAACAGTGCCGATTAATTATGATCAATTAAAGCAAAATCAAGTTAATACTATTAGTTTTACTACTGATGGATATTTAATGTATGACGCAATCCAATTAGGAGAGGAGTGTAAGAGAAATGTATAA
- a CDS encoding PRD domain-containing protein: MKYKKKVNNNMALALDKDGKEWVLVGKGLGFGFKKGDAIGNERIEKRFRAEEKEIGSQQAISQVLSKINPQVLLVITNISSKIEKFLGFKLSNYNYLALADHVNFVIQKQKDPQYKKIEHVDFQLKNIYPKEYEAAIYTLRIIREKLHVTLPEIEANYLTLHYVNAATNDSYLDETLEMTELIEKITRVISYSMQVSIDKNSINYSRFITHIRYFFTREMSNKKTNEEKISTELIHVIVKNFPECYSTATKVAELLNRDKSWKIDEEEILYLTIHIWRLTRK; the protein is encoded by the coding sequence ATGAAATATAAAAAGAAAGTTAATAACAATATGGCTCTGGCTCTGGATAAGGATGGAAAAGAATGGGTATTAGTCGGTAAGGGTCTGGGATTTGGTTTTAAAAAAGGAGATGCAATAGGAAATGAAAGAATAGAAAAAAGATTTAGAGCAGAAGAAAAAGAAATTGGCTCCCAACAAGCTATATCGCAGGTTTTATCAAAAATAAATCCACAGGTGTTATTAGTTATTACAAATATTTCTTCTAAAATTGAAAAATTTTTAGGATTTAAATTAAGCAATTATAACTATTTAGCTTTAGCTGATCATGTTAATTTTGTTATTCAAAAGCAAAAAGATCCTCAGTATAAGAAGATTGAACATGTAGATTTTCAATTGAAGAATATATATCCAAAAGAATATGAAGCTGCTATATATACATTACGAATTATTCGTGAAAAATTACATGTTACATTGCCAGAAATAGAAGCAAATTATTTAACATTGCATTATGTTAATGCAGCAACTAATGATTCTTATCTTGATGAAACATTAGAAATGACTGAATTAATTGAAAAGATTACTCGTGTCATTTCTTACTCTATGCAAGTTTCAATCGATAAAAATTCGATCAACTATTCTAGGTTTATAACTCATATTAGATATTTTTTTACTAGAGAAATGAGTAATAAAAAGACGAATGAAGAAAAGATAAGTACTGAATTAATCCACGTAATAGTTAAAAATTTTCCTGAATGTTATAGTACTGCGACAAAAGTTGCAGAATTACTTAATCGAGATAAATCTTGGAAGATTGATGAAGAAGAAATACTATACTTAACTATTCATATTTGGCGATTAACTAGAAAGTAG
- a CDS encoding MFS transporter, with translation MYKKKIKLQKLALGGENTKIPMWRKLGFSAFQMSNIMMTLVTTWLMYYYTTFLKIPIVTVTLMFTTAKIIGAVITPIYGYFSDRLYQTKFGRKHGRRKSMFLIGIPLKAITYIVMWIPGLSTPFYFIFFMLYFLVTPMLSTSQLTLTSEMSESSGQRAQLVGFNQAGSAIAGIFGSLFIAWIFKLCGQNNLKSFVIAAIIYDIIGTIMLIIFYNSVYERPVDESTILENNGLGLWERLVNIFWNFFSAIKNKSYWTYVLMWQSEELFRTIRGDINTYFIIFVLLLTPSDVAVSTSVGFFFGILFLLFFMWLQSKTNGMLSYRIGAWSGIAVFLFIGCLAIFRPAHLSLWWIVAMIALNFGITGVVNSSQYIFTFIPDIDEMVTSKRREGEFAGINTTLDTVLDSLFTLIVGVVLQVTGFKPGAKIQSATTVNALMILYIAVPICLLLLGIAFSYICKLNVENHTIILNEIKRLRSGGSMREVTPETKKVVEDLTGFKYENCWGNNDVMNYRKSRKKSKEVIL, from the coding sequence ATGTATAAAAAGAAAATAAAATTACAAAAATTAGCGCTAGGTGGAGAAAATACAAAGATTCCTATGTGGCGTAAATTAGGATTTTCAGCATTTCAAATGTCTAATATTATGATGACATTGGTCACAACATGGTTAATGTATTACTATACAACATTTTTGAAAATACCAATTGTTACTGTAACTTTGATGTTTACGACAGCAAAAATCATTGGTGCGGTTATTACACCAATTTATGGCTATTTTTCAGATCGTTTATACCAAACAAAATTTGGACGTAAACACGGTAGGCGTAAATCAATGTTTCTAATTGGCATACCCCTTAAAGCAATTACTTATATTGTAATGTGGATACCTGGTTTATCAACACCATTTTATTTTATTTTCTTCATGTTGTATTTCCTTGTAACGCCAATGCTTTCTACCTCTCAATTGACTTTGACTTCAGAAATGTCAGAAAGTTCTGGACAAAGAGCACAATTAGTTGGGTTTAATCAAGCCGGTAGTGCAATTGCTGGTATTTTCGGTTCTTTATTCATTGCTTGGATTTTTAAGCTTTGTGGTCAAAACAATCTGAAAAGTTTTGTAATTGCAGCAATTATTTACGACATTATCGGTACCATTATGTTGATAATTTTCTATAATTCAGTTTACGAAAGGCCAGTAGATGAATCAACTATTCTTGAAAATAATGGGTTAGGATTATGGGAAAGATTAGTTAATATTTTTTGGAATTTCTTTAGTGCAATTAAAAATAAATCTTATTGGACTTATGTTTTGATGTGGCAAAGTGAGGAACTTTTTAGAACAATTCGTGGTGATATTAATACTTACTTTATTATTTTTGTATTGTTATTAACACCATCTGATGTTGCAGTTTCGACTAGTGTTGGATTTTTCTTTGGTATTTTGTTTTTACTATTCTTTATGTGGCTGCAGAGCAAGACAAATGGGATGCTTTCATATCGTATTGGTGCTTGGTCCGGAATTGCCGTTTTTTTGTTCATCGGATGCTTGGCTATCTTTAGACCAGCACATTTAAGTTTATGGTGGATTGTGGCAATGATTGCGTTGAATTTCGGTATTACAGGAGTTGTTAATTCATCACAATATATTTTTACTTTTATACCAGATATTGACGAGATGGTAACTTCGAAGCGTCGAGAAGGTGAATTTGCAGGTATTAATACAACTTTAGATACAGTTTTAGATTCTCTATTTACCTTAATTGTTGGTGTCGTTTTGCAAGTTACCGGATTTAAACCAGGCGCAAAGATTCAGTCAGCTACAACAGTAAATGCGTTGATGATTTTATATATAGCTGTCCCAATTTGCTTGTTATTGTTAGGAATTGCTTTTTCTTATATTTGTAAATTAAATGTTGAAAATCATACGATTATTTTGAATGAAATTAAGAGATTACGTAGTGGTGGTTCAATGAGAGAAGTTACCCCAGAAACTAAGAAAGTAGTAGAAGATCTTACTGGTTTTAAGTATGAGAATTGCTGGGGTAACAATGATGTGATGAACTATCGAAAGAGTCGGAAAAAGTCTAAAGAAGTTATTTTATAA
- a CDS encoding helix-turn-helix domain-containing protein yields MSIKFNSSESEYPLKFYDIGLKWIQHKVYRPHGFRYYHWLQTDKGTGFIKIGQQVIKLSPHQGFLMRPYTPYSCYPDTDQIWITSFLTFEGTMIDSLASFLDLNEFQIYQDLDKNLENFIENNYKSFTTYDYLSSLEQSTLIYTFLMYLKRNAYINELDFSQSKIVNKIIEYIRLHYQEKISNEMLASLSGYSIPHTVRLFKAEVEVTPMEYLTRFRLRMAKTLVDFKPEISIDEIASLVGYSNISYFIQQYKKMFQTTPGQERHHVL; encoded by the coding sequence ATGAGTATAAAATTCAATTCTTCAGAAAGCGAATATCCACTAAAGTTTTATGATATCGGATTAAAGTGGATACAACATAAAGTTTATCGTCCTCATGGATTTAGATATTATCATTGGCTTCAAACAGATAAAGGTACTGGTTTTATAAAAATCGGTCAACAAGTAATCAAATTATCTCCCCATCAAGGTTTTCTAATGAGACCATATACTCCCTATTCTTGCTATCCTGATACAGATCAAATTTGGATAACGTCATTTTTAACTTTTGAAGGAACAATGATTGATTCCTTGGCATCATTTCTTGATTTAAATGAATTTCAAATTTATCAGGATCTCGATAAAAATCTGGAGAATTTTATTGAGAATAATTACAAGTCATTTACGACGTATGATTATTTATCTTCATTAGAACAATCTACCTTAATTTATACATTTTTGATGTATTTAAAGCGTAATGCCTATATTAATGAATTAGATTTTTCGCAAAGTAAAATAGTCAATAAAATTATTGAGTACATTAGGCTTCATTATCAAGAAAAAATAAGTAATGAGATGCTTGCATCACTTAGTGGTTATTCTATTCCTCACACTGTAAGATTATTTAAAGCCGAAGTTGAGGTTACTCCAATGGAATATTTAACACGTTTTCGCTTGAGAATGGCTAAGACACTGGTAGATTTTAAGCCAGAGATTAGTATTGATGAAATAGCCTCGTTAGTTGGCTATTCGAATATTTCTTACTTTATTCAACAGTATAAAAAGATGTTTCAAACAACTCCTGGACAGGAAAGACATCATGTTTTATAA
- a CDS encoding beta-glucoside-specific PTS transporter subunit IIABC: MKYKKLAENIIEDLGGKDNINSSWHCVTRLRFTVKDKNKIKEQDIKEIPEVIGTQWSGNQFQIIVGSKVNDVFEAIQGLVQNKNTSENNADKKGIWQKMISCLTSIFTPILPALAGTGLIKGFLTLAVALKWINTTNGTYIVLNVLSDCVFYFLPFLLAVSAAKFFKVNEYLALALAGVLLYPTIINAANAVGTKAAVTPINFLNIFPVPWVKYNNSVIPIILSVWLFKYVYKWIKKWMPSVLDFMFTPMIAFLITVPIELVVLGPLGQYAGTIVANVLNQMFKTVGPLAGFIFGATYSLMILTGMHHALAPVAMNSIATMGYDNMIIPINEVTNLAQSGAAFGVALRSKDTKIKQLAWSSGFSALMGITEPAMYGVNLKYKKPFYFSMFSAGIAGALIGWFGVKCFAMGVPGLPFLTAFVDKDNVMNFIWAVVAVIISFSLSFILSFLFGGINEKAPINSDDNLKVVSPVVGNLKSIKQVEDDTFASEVMGKGIAVVPDDGNIVAPIEGKISVLPEDTKHAIGIIGDNGMEVLVHIGIDTIELKGKGFKPLVKVGDHVKQGQLIEKIDINKIKKEGYDPIVMTIVTNSGNYKEFRVHPTGIVSVGAPVMEVQNG, from the coding sequence ATGAAATATAAGAAGTTAGCAGAAAATATAATTGAAGATCTTGGCGGTAAAGATAATATTAATAGTTCATGGCATTGTGTAACGCGACTACGATTTACTGTAAAAGATAAAAATAAAATAAAAGAGCAGGATATTAAAGAAATACCTGAAGTAATTGGAACTCAATGGTCTGGTAATCAATTTCAAATAATTGTAGGTAGTAAAGTAAACGATGTATTTGAAGCTATCCAAGGTCTTGTTCAAAATAAAAATACTAGTGAAAATAATGCTGATAAAAAAGGCATTTGGCAAAAAATGATAAGCTGTTTGACTAGTATTTTTACACCCATTTTACCTGCATTGGCAGGAACAGGATTAATTAAAGGATTTCTCACATTAGCTGTAGCTTTAAAGTGGATTAATACTACGAATGGTACTTATATTGTACTTAATGTTCTTTCTGACTGCGTATTTTATTTCTTACCATTTTTGTTAGCTGTATCAGCAGCAAAATTCTTTAAAGTTAATGAGTATCTAGCATTAGCGTTAGCAGGTGTTTTACTTTATCCAACAATAATAAATGCTGCTAATGCGGTGGGGACAAAAGCTGCAGTTACTCCTATTAATTTTTTAAATATTTTTCCAGTACCATGGGTGAAGTATAATAACTCAGTTATTCCTATTATATTAAGCGTCTGGTTATTCAAGTATGTATATAAATGGATTAAAAAATGGATGCCATCAGTACTGGACTTCATGTTTACACCGATGATTGCATTTCTTATTACAGTACCAATTGAATTAGTTGTATTAGGGCCTTTAGGACAATATGCTGGTACAATAGTGGCGAATGTATTAAATCAAATGTTTAAGACTGTAGGACCACTAGCTGGATTTATCTTTGGCGCAACTTATTCTTTAATGATTTTAACTGGAATGCACCATGCCTTAGCGCCTGTTGCAATGAATAGCATTGCGACTATGGGATACGACAATATGATCATTCCAATTAATGAGGTAACAAATTTGGCACAATCAGGAGCAGCCTTTGGAGTTGCTTTACGTAGTAAAGATACAAAGATAAAACAATTAGCTTGGTCATCAGGATTTTCTGCATTGATGGGAATTACTGAACCAGCTATGTATGGCGTTAATTTGAAATATAAAAAGCCATTTTATTTTAGTATGTTTTCCGCAGGAATTGCTGGTGCTCTAATTGGTTGGTTTGGAGTAAAGTGTTTTGCTATGGGAGTTCCTGGATTACCATTTTTAACTGCATTCGTAGATAAAGATAATGTAATGAATTTTATCTGGGCGGTAGTAGCAGTAATTATTAGTTTTTCTTTATCTTTTATTCTTTCTTTTCTTTTCGGTGGTATTAATGAAAAAGCGCCTATTAATTCAGATGACAACTTAAAAGTTGTATCACCTGTTGTCGGTAATTTGAAATCAATTAAGCAGGTAGAAGATGATACTTTTGCTTCTGAAGTAATGGGAAAGGGAATCGCAGTAGTCCCTGATGATGGAAATATTGTTGCTCCTATTGAAGGAAAGATTTCAGTATTACCTGAGGATACCAAACATGCAATTGGTATTATTGGTGATAATGGAATGGAGGTTTTAGTCCATATTGGTATTGATACAATTGAACTTAAAGGAAAAGGTTTTAAGCCTTTGGTTAAAGTTGGAGATCATGTGAAACAGGGACAATTAATTGAAAAAATAGATATTAATAAAATTAAAAAAGAAGGATATGATCCGATAGTCATGACGATAGTAACAAATAGCGGTAATTATAAAGAATTTAGAGTTCATCCTACTGGAATCGTATCTGTTGGAGCACCAGTTATGGAGGTTCAAAATGGATAA